In Propionicimonas paludicola, a single window of DNA contains:
- a CDS encoding ABC transporter permease: MLRQAWSEVRRHPGRFISTMLAIAISVAFLAGSSVLVATEAQAQGKAANLAIAKADLVVSAKDEPVPGLAAVIARVPGVGIVNPVAASSEVVTNGAVSQLLQLFVPPPEPLRWSKLVDGRWPTGADDIALSSAVARSLNVGIGQSIRVAGRDTKLTVVGLTDEPAGMFVKTGYTSMARLSQDGWTEDSAVEWAISLVPGANLDQVLDALNAELATAAPKAKAESAQVVRDRQASRVAGDMDAFNVVLWVGAAASVVVGMITIANTFTITLAQRRRQIGLLRAVGASAAQVRTRFLAEAALLGVIGSLIGTLAGIGIAVGITAWSTALYWGLALPWPRMALAFGIGVLVAVVAAIVPVMRGTKVAPVEALQPELSVDERKRAGVVRAVICGLLFVAGLGLAAFSVSRSDPNALIYAIGAATLISLGVLFGGSLFVPGLLRLLGRGVRRFGTVPLLAANNTERNPRRATATATALMLAVGLVVTMQVTTASLRASVLGELEVRFPVDLQVAWRDGDGNPTTVPADVRQQLAAVSGVTDTVELSAGLAQLGQNDGRQVTLLGAAPKVPSVVGVPVAVDDQRVLVPPSMAKELPANLEVKGSSGSVKLQVVGSKVVADGQAMVSAANLTKITKAAPAAVVWLSVPDRSQALSVLVGVNEAAGDQNRVTGSLVEASAYESVMNLLVAITTGLLGVAVVIALIGVSNTLGLSVLERTRESGLLRALGLQATSLRAMLTIEALEVAVIGVLVGTVAGAGFGWLAIAALGRASGIDEISYAIDGPQTLGMLAIAVLAAALASYLPGRRAAKTAPTEALAEL; the protein is encoded by the coding sequence ATGTTGCGTCAGGCCTGGTCAGAGGTGCGTCGTCACCCTGGCCGGTTCATCTCCACGATGCTGGCCATTGCGATCAGCGTGGCGTTCTTGGCCGGCTCGTCGGTCCTGGTCGCCACCGAAGCACAGGCCCAGGGCAAGGCCGCCAACTTGGCGATCGCCAAGGCCGACCTCGTGGTGAGCGCCAAGGACGAGCCGGTCCCCGGACTGGCCGCCGTGATCGCCCGGGTGCCCGGGGTGGGCATCGTCAACCCGGTCGCGGCGTCCAGCGAGGTGGTCACCAACGGTGCGGTCTCCCAGCTGCTGCAGCTGTTCGTCCCGCCGCCGGAGCCGCTGCGCTGGTCGAAGCTGGTGGACGGCCGCTGGCCGACCGGCGCCGACGACATCGCGCTCAGCTCGGCCGTGGCCCGCTCACTGAACGTCGGGATCGGCCAGAGCATCCGGGTGGCTGGACGAGACACCAAGCTGACCGTGGTCGGCCTGACCGATGAGCCGGCCGGCATGTTCGTCAAGACCGGCTACACCTCGATGGCCCGGCTGTCCCAGGACGGCTGGACCGAGGACAGCGCCGTGGAGTGGGCGATCAGCCTGGTGCCCGGAGCGAACCTCGATCAGGTGCTGGACGCACTGAACGCCGAGCTGGCCACCGCCGCACCGAAGGCCAAGGCCGAGTCGGCGCAGGTGGTTCGGGATCGACAGGCCTCCCGCGTGGCCGGCGACATGGACGCCTTCAATGTGGTGCTCTGGGTGGGCGCGGCGGCGTCCGTGGTGGTCGGGATGATCACCATCGCCAACACCTTCACGATCACCTTGGCCCAGCGGCGTCGCCAGATCGGGCTGCTCCGCGCCGTCGGGGCCAGTGCCGCCCAGGTGCGGACGCGGTTCCTGGCCGAGGCCGCGCTACTCGGTGTGATCGGCTCGCTGATCGGCACCCTGGCCGGGATCGGGATCGCCGTCGGGATCACCGCCTGGTCGACCGCCCTCTACTGGGGGCTGGCCCTGCCCTGGCCGCGGATGGCCCTGGCCTTCGGGATCGGCGTACTGGTGGCGGTGGTGGCAGCCATCGTGCCGGTGATGCGTGGCACCAAGGTGGCCCCGGTCGAAGCGCTGCAGCCGGAGCTGTCGGTGGACGAGCGGAAGCGCGCCGGAGTGGTCCGCGCCGTGATCTGTGGGCTGCTGTTCGTGGCCGGGCTCGGCCTCGCGGCCTTCTCGGTCAGCCGTTCGGATCCGAACGCCCTGATCTACGCCATCGGGGCGGCAACCCTGATCTCGCTAGGGGTGTTGTTCGGTGGGTCGCTGTTCGTTCCGGGGCTGCTGCGGCTGCTCGGACGCGGCGTCCGCCGGTTCGGCACCGTGCCGCTGTTGGCCGCGAACAACACCGAGCGCAACCCGCGCCGGGCGACCGCCACGGCGACCGCGCTGATGCTGGCGGTCGGCCTGGTGGTCACCATGCAGGTCACCACGGCGAGCCTCCGGGCCAGCGTGCTGGGCGAACTCGAAGTGCGGTTCCCGGTGGATCTCCAAGTGGCCTGGCGGGATGGCGACGGGAACCCGACCACGGTCCCGGCGGACGTTCGGCAGCAGCTGGCCGCAGTCTCCGGGGTCACCGACACCGTCGAACTGTCCGCCGGACTGGCCCAGCTGGGCCAGAACGACGGTCGGCAGGTCACCTTGCTGGGCGCTGCACCGAAGGTGCCGTCGGTGGTCGGGGTTCCGGTGGCCGTCGACGATCAGCGGGTCCTGGTTCCCCCGTCGATGGCCAAGGAGTTGCCGGCCAACCTCGAGGTCAAGGGATCGTCCGGTTCGGTCAAGCTGCAAGTGGTCGGCTCGAAGGTGGTCGCCGACGGTCAGGCCATGGTCTCGGCCGCGAACTTGACCAAGATCACCAAGGCCGCTCCGGCCGCCGTCGTCTGGTTGTCGGTGCCCGATCGCAGTCAGGCGCTGAGCGTCCTGGTCGGGGTCAATGAGGCGGCCGGTGATCAGAACCGGGTGACCGGCTCGCTGGTCGAAGCGTCGGCTTACGAGTCGGTGATGAACCTGCTGGTGGCGATCACCACCGGGCTGCTCGGGGTGGCGGTCGTGATTGCGCTGATCGGGGTCTCGAACACGCTGGGGCTGTCGGTGCTGGAACGCACCCGGGAGTCCGGGCTGCTCCGAGCGCTGGGGCTGCAGGCAACCTCGCTACGGGCCATGCTCACCATCGAGGCGCTCGAGGTGGCCGTGATCGGGGTGCTGGTCGGGACGGTGGCCGGGGCCGGCTTCGGCTGGCTGGCGATCGCTGCGCTGGGCCGCGCGTCCGGGATCGACGAGATCAGCTACGCGATCGACGGCCCGCAGACCCTCGGCATGCTGGCTATCGCGGTGCTGGCCGCCGCCTTGGCCTCCTACCTGCCCGGACGCCGGGCGGCCAAGACCGCGCCGACCGAGGCGCTGGCCGAGTTGTAG
- a CDS encoding ABC transporter ATP-binding protein, producing the protein MTATVAVDHVVAAQSLTKVYRSGEAAVHALDGVDLGFVRGSFAAIMGPSGSGKSTLMHCLAGLDRPTSGEVLIDGRRLSGLSDRELTRVRRDQVGFVFQAFNLLPTLTAEQNIMLPLELSGRRADPETFANLVDSLRLGDRLNHLPSQLSGGQQQRVAIARALIGAPSVVFADEPTGALDSRASQQLLDYLRHTSQVLGQTIVMVTHDPNAAAYADRTVLLSDGRVVDDLSAPSADTILATMKRWGS; encoded by the coding sequence ATGACCGCAACCGTCGCCGTCGACCACGTGGTCGCCGCGCAGTCCCTGACCAAGGTCTATCGCAGCGGTGAGGCCGCCGTGCACGCGCTGGACGGTGTCGATCTCGGCTTCGTCCGCGGCTCGTTCGCCGCCATCATGGGCCCGTCCGGCTCCGGCAAGTCGACCCTGATGCACTGCCTGGCCGGGCTGGACCGTCCCACCTCCGGCGAAGTGCTGATCGATGGACGCCGACTGTCCGGCCTCAGCGATCGCGAGCTGACCCGGGTCCGCCGCGATCAGGTCGGCTTCGTCTTCCAGGCCTTCAACCTGCTGCCCACCCTCACCGCTGAGCAGAACATCATGCTGCCGCTGGAGCTGTCCGGACGCCGGGCCGATCCGGAGACCTTCGCCAACCTGGTCGACTCGCTGCGACTGGGCGACCGGCTGAACCACCTGCCGTCCCAGCTGTCCGGCGGCCAGCAGCAGCGGGTGGCGATCGCCCGCGCGCTGATCGGCGCACCCTCAGTTGTCTTCGCCGACGAGCCCACCGGGGCTTTGGACTCCCGAGCCAGCCAGCAGCTGCTGGACTACCTGCGGCACACCAGCCAGGTGCTGGGCCAGACCATCGTGATGGTCACCCACGACCCGAACGCGGCCGCGTACGCCGACCGCACCGTCCTGCTCTCGGACGGCCGGGTGGTGGACGATCTGTCCGCGCCGAGCGCGGACACCATCTTGGCCACCATGAAGCGCTGGGGGTCCTGA
- a CDS encoding DUF2207 family protein has protein sequence MDVVLAAMVVLASTIAAVLTRSQARDQSYQGIPAGELPAPGASTAVQFVDRIAVPERPRPIPPDDLSPALTGVVVDGRADPIEVAATLIDLAGRGRLTVTERPAGPDSELSSDWLFSRVGPGPEPTEDESVEHVPASADDALLEVLFSTGGEVALSELSLDQRRELNQVTDQLLREAERRRWFRRLTHSADTSLRLAGPVLLLLGAVAIVMLGLPWFGAGLMVSGVVFWVLTQGLPNPPVTADGYALRVQAIGFRNWLNRVEADLQAEVPVEDQVGYLPYAMVLDAVEPWRTGLAQAAGTSTPDGFGWLTPLATDGRLLAADGAIPRLIADLATQLVAPRSISSVATGANLIPQEPSPAASDRPRS, from the coding sequence ATGGATGTCGTGCTTGCGGCAATGGTGGTGCTGGCTTCGACGATCGCGGCAGTGCTGACCCGCAGCCAGGCTCGTGATCAGAGTTATCAAGGGATCCCTGCCGGCGAACTGCCTGCGCCCGGGGCGTCGACCGCGGTTCAGTTCGTGGATCGGATCGCGGTGCCGGAGCGGCCTCGTCCGATTCCGCCGGACGACCTGAGCCCGGCCCTGACCGGCGTTGTCGTGGACGGACGCGCCGACCCGATCGAGGTGGCCGCCACTCTGATCGACCTGGCCGGTCGCGGCCGACTGACCGTCACCGAGCGTCCGGCCGGGCCGGACAGTGAACTGAGTTCGGACTGGCTGTTCAGCCGGGTCGGGCCCGGGCCGGAGCCGACCGAGGACGAGTCCGTCGAGCACGTCCCTGCTTCCGCGGACGATGCGCTGCTCGAGGTGCTGTTCAGCACAGGCGGCGAGGTGGCCCTCAGTGAGCTGTCGCTCGACCAGCGCCGGGAGCTGAACCAGGTGACCGACCAGTTGCTGCGCGAGGCCGAGCGGCGACGCTGGTTCCGTCGGCTGACCCACTCGGCCGACACCTCGTTGCGGTTGGCCGGGCCGGTCCTGCTGCTGCTCGGTGCGGTCGCCATCGTGATGCTCGGCCTGCCCTGGTTCGGGGCCGGGCTGATGGTGTCCGGGGTGGTCTTCTGGGTGCTCACCCAGGGGTTGCCCAACCCTCCGGTGACCGCGGACGGCTACGCGCTGCGGGTCCAGGCCATCGGCTTCCGGAACTGGCTGAACCGGGTGGAGGCCGACCTCCAGGCCGAGGTTCCGGTCGAGGACCAGGTGGGCTATCTGCCCTATGCCATGGTGTTGGACGCTGTCGAGCCGTGGCGGACCGGCCTGGCTCAGGCCGCCGGGACGTCGACACCGGACGGTTTCGGCTGGTTGACCCCGCTCGCCACGGACGGACGGCTGCTGGCCGCCGACGGTGCCATCCCGCGGCTGATCGCCGACCTGGCCACGCAGCTGGTCGCCCCCCGCTCGATCTCGTCGGTCGCCACCGGGGCCAACCTGATTCCGCAGGAGCCGTCGCCGGCCGCCTCGGATCGTCCCCGTTCCTGA
- a CDS encoding L-serine ammonia-lyase has translation MALSVFDLFRVGIGPSSSHTVGPMKAASAFAASLGTDGLATQVASVRVELFGSLGATGHGHGSVPAVLLGLTGADPQTVDPASAAPLLAGCRDRRQLSLSCGATIGFDPDADVVLHRRKSLPLHSNGMRFTALDASGELLVSRDYYSIGGGFVRTETEAGASIAPDQTVVPYPFSSGVELLAHCQETGFSPARLMRENERVWRTDAEIDAGLLQLWQVMSECIHHGLQTEGVLPGGLKVRRRAPELLHRLQVETDTTDPLRGMDWITLYALAVNEENAAGGRVVTAPTNGAAGVVPAVLMYYRRFMGGSDDAGVIRFLLTAGAVGVVIKELASISGAEVGCQGEIGAACSMAAAGMASVLGGTPGQIENAAEIGMEHNLGLTCDPVGGLVQIPCIERNAIAAVKAVTAARTALRGDGHHIVSLDSVLKTMRQTGADMSVKYKETARGGLALNVIEC, from the coding sequence ATGGCGCTGAGCGTCTTTGACTTGTTCCGGGTCGGCATCGGCCCGTCCTCCTCGCACACCGTCGGCCCGATGAAGGCCGCGTCCGCGTTCGCCGCCTCGCTGGGGACGGACGGCCTGGCCACCCAGGTCGCCTCGGTGCGGGTCGAGCTGTTCGGCTCCTTGGGCGCGACCGGGCACGGCCACGGCAGCGTCCCGGCCGTCCTGCTGGGCCTGACCGGCGCCGACCCACAGACCGTCGACCCGGCCTCGGCGGCTCCGCTGCTGGCCGGCTGTCGGGATCGTCGGCAGCTCAGCCTCTCCTGCGGCGCCACGATCGGCTTCGACCCGGATGCCGACGTCGTGCTGCACCGCCGCAAGTCGCTGCCGCTGCACTCCAACGGGATGCGGTTCACCGCCCTGGACGCGTCCGGCGAGCTGCTGGTCAGCCGCGACTACTACTCGATCGGGGGCGGCTTCGTCCGCACCGAGACCGAGGCGGGAGCGTCCATCGCCCCTGATCAGACCGTGGTTCCCTACCCATTCAGCAGTGGCGTCGAGTTGCTGGCGCACTGCCAGGAGACCGGTTTCTCGCCGGCCCGGCTGATGCGCGAGAACGAGCGGGTGTGGCGCACCGACGCCGAGATCGATGCCGGGTTGTTGCAGCTGTGGCAGGTGATGTCCGAGTGCATCCATCACGGCCTGCAGACCGAAGGCGTCCTGCCCGGCGGGCTCAAGGTGCGGCGCCGGGCCCCGGAGCTGCTGCACCGGCTGCAGGTGGAGACCGACACCACCGACCCGCTGCGCGGCATGGACTGGATCACCCTCTACGCGCTGGCCGTGAACGAAGAGAACGCCGCCGGCGGACGAGTGGTCACCGCCCCCACCAACGGCGCAGCCGGGGTCGTCCCGGCCGTCCTGATGTACTACCGGCGCTTCATGGGCGGCTCCGACGACGCCGGAGTGATCCGCTTCCTACTCACCGCCGGGGCGGTCGGCGTGGTGATCAAGGAGCTGGCCTCGATCAGCGGCGCCGAGGTCGGCTGCCAGGGCGAGATCGGCGCGGCCTGTTCTATGGCGGCCGCGGGAATGGCGTCCGTCCTTGGCGGAACCCCTGGTCAGATTGAGAATGCCGCCGAGATCGGGATGGAGCACAACCTCGGTCTGACCTGCGACCCGGTCGGCGGACTCGTCCAGATCCCCTGCATCGAGCGCAACGCGATCGCCGCGGTGAAGGCGGTCACGGCCGCCCGGACGGCGCTGCGCGGCGACGGGCACCACATCGTCAGCCTGGATTCGGTGCTGAAGACCATGCGCCAGACCGGCGCCGACATGAGCGTGAAGTACAAGGAGACCGCCCGCGGCGGCCTCGCCCTCAACGTCATCGAGTGCTGA
- the mgrA gene encoding L-glyceraldehyde 3-phosphate reductase codes for MPLLEPYAPDPNRYDGRMPYRKLGHSGLKLPAISLGLWHNFGDDVPFANQRAILRRAFELGITHFDLANNYGPPYGSAETNFGRHFREDFAPFRDELIISTKAGWDMWPGPYGDFGSRKYLLASLDASLARMGLDYVDLFYHHRFDPDTPLEETIGALDTAVRSGKARYVGISSYSGERTRQAAAIARDLGTPLVIHQPSYSMLNRWVEADLLDALAETGMGAIAFSPLAQGMLTNKYLGGVPAGSRLTQGKSLGSDLLTEENLAHIRALNEIAAGRGQSLAQLAIAWVLRDPRVASALIGASSPAQLEDSVGAVANLGFTADELAAIDVHAVDGGVNLWAAPSQA; via the coding sequence ATGCCGCTGCTCGAGCCATATGCCCCCGATCCGAACCGCTACGACGGACGGATGCCCTACCGCAAGCTGGGCCACAGCGGGCTGAAGCTGCCGGCCATCTCGCTGGGGCTGTGGCACAACTTCGGCGACGACGTCCCCTTCGCCAACCAGCGGGCCATCCTGCGCCGGGCCTTCGAGCTGGGGATCACTCACTTCGACCTGGCCAACAACTACGGCCCGCCCTACGGCTCGGCCGAGACGAACTTCGGACGCCACTTCCGCGAGGACTTCGCGCCGTTCCGCGATGAGCTGATCATCTCGACCAAGGCCGGCTGGGACATGTGGCCCGGCCCGTACGGCGACTTCGGCTCGCGCAAGTACCTGCTGGCCTCGCTGGACGCCTCGCTGGCGCGAATGGGCCTTGACTACGTCGATCTCTTCTACCACCACCGGTTCGACCCGGACACCCCGCTGGAGGAGACGATCGGTGCACTGGATACCGCCGTCCGCAGCGGCAAAGCTCGCTACGTCGGCATCTCGTCCTACTCCGGCGAGCGGACCCGTCAGGCCGCGGCGATCGCCCGCGATCTGGGGACGCCGCTGGTGATCCACCAGCCGTCCTACTCGATGCTGAACCGCTGGGTCGAGGCCGATCTGCTGGACGCTCTGGCCGAGACCGGGATGGGCGCGATCGCCTTCTCACCGCTGGCCCAGGGCATGCTCACCAACAAGTACCTGGGCGGGGTGCCGGCCGGCTCCCGACTGACCCAGGGCAAGTCGCTGGGCTCCGACCTGCTCACCGAGGAGAACCTGGCCCACATCCGGGCGCTGAACGAGATCGCCGCCGGACGCGGTCAGAGCCTGGCCCAGCTGGCGATCGCCTGGGTGCTGCGCGATCCGCGGGTCGCCTCGGCGCTGATCGGCGCCTCCAGCCCAGCCCAGCTCGAAGACAGCGTCGGTGCCGTGGCCAACCTCGGCTTCACCGCCGATGAGCTCGCCGCGATCGACGTCCACGCCGTCGACGGGGGCGTCAACCTCTGGGCTGCGCCTAGTCAGGCCTGA
- a CDS encoding endo-1,4-beta-xylanase, giving the protein METVAAPDTSLAHRVGEVRLRVLGADGRPLADTELIVAQQSHAFSFGNLGFDFVELANGRPRPGDAELAERWLSLFNTATLPFYWRDFEPTPGAPRTAELRAAAQWFADRGVRVKGHPLAWHTLAPQWLLGAEPAEVEQRLRGRIRREVSDFAGLIDTWDAINELVIMPVFTAEDNAITPLARQNGRLAMARLAFDEARAANPDATLLINDFNLSADYEALLDELLRAGLRLDAIGLQTHMHQGFRGEDDLADILERFSRFGLPLHFTETSLVSGELMPAHIVDLNDYVVDSWPSTAEGEARQADELVRHYRMLVAHPAVAAITYWGITDADAWLGAPIGLLRADGSPKPSFDALHELIKGQWWLAPTRVVTDTDGYLAVRGFLGEYRAQLSGAAASAGFTMDAAATQLDLHLPGSE; this is encoded by the coding sequence ATGGAGACCGTGGCCGCACCGGACACCTCGCTGGCCCACCGGGTGGGTGAGGTCCGGCTCCGCGTGCTTGGCGCGGACGGGCGTCCGCTGGCCGATACCGAGCTGATCGTCGCTCAGCAGAGCCACGCGTTCAGCTTTGGCAACCTCGGCTTCGACTTCGTCGAGCTGGCCAATGGGCGTCCGCGCCCCGGGGACGCCGAGCTCGCCGAACGCTGGCTGTCCCTGTTCAACACCGCCACCCTGCCGTTCTACTGGCGCGATTTCGAGCCGACGCCGGGTGCTCCGCGGACGGCCGAACTGCGCGCCGCCGCACAGTGGTTCGCCGACCGCGGCGTCCGGGTGAAGGGCCATCCGCTGGCCTGGCACACCTTGGCTCCGCAGTGGCTGCTGGGCGCCGAGCCGGCCGAGGTCGAACAGCGGCTGCGCGGACGGATCCGGCGCGAGGTCTCCGATTTCGCCGGCCTGATCGACACCTGGGATGCCATCAACGAGCTGGTGATCATGCCGGTCTTCACCGCCGAGGACAACGCGATCACGCCACTGGCCAGGCAGAACGGACGGCTGGCCATGGCTCGGCTGGCCTTCGATGAGGCCCGAGCGGCCAACCCGGATGCCACCTTGCTGATCAATGACTTCAACCTGTCCGCCGACTACGAGGCCCTTCTCGACGAGTTGCTCCGTGCCGGACTGCGGCTCGACGCCATCGGCCTGCAAACCCACATGCACCAGGGCTTCCGCGGCGAGGACGACCTCGCCGACATCCTGGAGCGGTTCTCCCGGTTCGGCTTGCCGCTGCACTTCACCGAGACCTCGCTGGTCTCCGGCGAGCTGATGCCCGCACACATCGTCGATCTCAACGACTACGTGGTCGACTCCTGGCCGAGTACCGCCGAGGGAGAAGCCCGGCAGGCCGACGAGCTCGTCCGGCACTACCGGATGCTGGTCGCCCATCCGGCGGTGGCCGCGATCACCTACTGGGGGATCACCGACGCGGACGCCTGGCTGGGCGCCCCGATCGGACTGCTCCGGGCCGACGGCAGCCCGAAGCCGTCGTTCGACGCGCTGCACGAGCTGATCAAGGGCCAGTGGTGGCTGGCCCCGACCCGGGTGGTCACCGACACCGACGGCTACCTCGCGGTGCGCGGCTTCCTGGGCGAGTATCGAGCTCAGCTCAGCGGCGCGGCGGCGTCCGCCGGCTTCACTATGGACGCCGCCGCGACCCAGCTCGACCTCCACCTGCCTGGATCCGAGTAG
- a CDS encoding WS/DGAT domain-containing protein, translated as MERFSLGDAAELAGDVGPDPRLIGVVAELDRPIELDALRALIAERLPDQPILARRVVRDGPATWKACWETVELRVEDHVYEVPTSDPLRTATDLVSTDFGHRVPAWRLILLRGPQTSALLFAAHHVLLDGATAVGVVGSLLGADLTVPMPPARRRRFLGFLGLLAGANAGVAKTSLLTPITAGFRLATVDAPLAPVQAAARRCGATVNDALLLAAAEALRAVAAARGEQLGRVVFSVPVTGQAHPGRQVGRNEVAAMAVAIPDPAGRDDAAQLVRIAGRTRWRKLLAHGFPSAGAFAGVLALLGRLGWYRPLFSRQRAITSLLTNLRGPAEPLNLLGAEVTSLTALSPALGNVTVVFAAVSYAGTLRITARLDRSVWPEQDVLTSTLANSLDRLAGSAGSPQRTRTR; from the coding sequence GTGGAGCGCTTCAGCCTCGGGGACGCCGCCGAACTGGCCGGCGACGTCGGTCCGGACCCGCGACTGATCGGCGTGGTGGCCGAACTGGATCGTCCGATCGAGCTGGACGCCCTGCGCGCGCTCATCGCCGAACGGCTGCCCGACCAGCCGATCCTGGCCCGACGGGTGGTCCGCGACGGACCGGCCACCTGGAAGGCCTGCTGGGAGACCGTCGAGCTCCGGGTCGAGGATCACGTCTACGAGGTGCCCACCTCCGACCCGCTGCGCACGGCGACCGACCTGGTCAGCACCGACTTCGGCCACCGAGTTCCGGCCTGGCGACTGATCCTGCTGCGCGGACCGCAGACCTCGGCGCTGCTGTTCGCCGCCCATCATGTCCTGCTCGACGGCGCGACTGCCGTGGGGGTGGTCGGCTCATTGCTCGGCGCCGACCTGACCGTCCCGATGCCGCCCGCCCGGCGCCGCCGGTTCCTGGGCTTCCTGGGCCTGCTGGCCGGGGCCAACGCCGGGGTAGCCAAGACGTCCCTGCTCACCCCGATCACGGCCGGCTTCCGGCTGGCGACGGTGGACGCTCCGCTGGCTCCGGTGCAGGCCGCGGCCCGACGCTGCGGCGCAACGGTGAACGATGCGCTGCTGCTGGCCGCCGCCGAAGCGCTGCGCGCGGTGGCCGCCGCCCGCGGCGAACAGCTGGGACGGGTGGTGTTCAGCGTGCCGGTGACCGGCCAAGCGCACCCCGGTCGTCAGGTCGGACGCAACGAAGTGGCCGCCATGGCGGTCGCCATCCCCGATCCCGCCGGACGTGATGACGCCGCTCAGCTCGTCCGGATCGCCGGCCGGACCCGCTGGCGCAAGCTGCTGGCCCACGGCTTCCCCAGTGCCGGCGCCTTCGCCGGCGTGCTGGCGCTGCTGGGTCGACTGGGCTGGTACCGTCCGCTGTTCAGCCGGCAGCGAGCCATCACCAGCCTGCTCACCAACCTGCGCGGCCCGGCCGAGCCGCTGAACCTGCTGGGCGCCGAGGTGACCTCGCTCACCGCGCTGAGCCCGGCACTGGGCAACGTCACCGTGGTCTTCGCGGCGGTCAGCTACGCCGGAACCCTGCGGATCACCGCCCGGCTGGATCGCTCGGTCTGGCCCGAACAGGACGTCCTGACCTCCACCCTGGCCAACAGCCTCGACCGACTGGCCGGCTCCGCCGGATCGCCGCAACGCACGCGGACGCGGTAG